The following are from one region of the Jeongeupia sp. USM3 genome:
- the thiC gene encoding phosphomethylpyrimidine synthase ThiC, whose amino-acid sequence MNKSVEFLASDAHVDSAAIQPLPNSRKVYVEGSRPDIRVPMREITQTDTPTSFGGEQNPPIYVYDCSGPYTDPQATIDVRKGLAPLRAAWIAERNDTEQLDGMTSEYGRMREADASLDPLRFELTRKPRKARAGANVSQMHYARRGIVTPEMEYVAIRENLKRDEYMASLKALGAKGEKMAAMMLRQHPGQSFGAAIPATITPEFVRDEVARGRAIIPANINHPEVEPMIIGRNFLVKINGNIGNSAVTSSINEEVDKMTWGIRWGADTIMDLSTGKNIHETREWILRNSPVPIGTVPIYQALEKVDGRAEDLTWELFRDTLIEQAEQGVDYFTIHAGVLLRYVPLTANRMTGIVSRGGSIMAKWCLAHHKENFLYTHFEEICEIMKAYDVSFSLGDGLRPGSVWDANDEAQLGELKTLGELTQIAWKHDVQVMIEGPGHVPMQLIKENMDLQLEWCDEAPFYTLGPLTTDIAPGYDHITSAIGAAQIGWYGTAMLCYVTPKEHLGLPNKDDVKEGIITYKLAAHAADLAKGHPGAQIRDNALSKARFEFRWEDQFNLGLDPDRAREFHDETLPQQGAKVAHFCSMCGPHFCSMKITQDVRDFAEKQGIAEAEALAKGMEVKAIEFVKTGAEVYHKA is encoded by the coding sequence ATGAACAAGTCCGTCGAATTCCTCGCCAGCGACGCCCACGTCGACAGCGCGGCGATCCAGCCTTTGCCGAACTCGCGCAAGGTCTACGTCGAAGGCAGCCGGCCCGACATCCGCGTGCCGATGCGCGAAATCACCCAGACCGACACGCCGACGAGCTTCGGCGGCGAGCAGAATCCGCCGATCTACGTCTATGACTGCTCGGGGCCCTACACCGATCCGCAGGCGACGATCGACGTGCGCAAGGGCTTGGCCCCGCTGCGCGCGGCGTGGATTGCCGAGCGCAACGATACCGAACAGCTGGACGGCATGACCAGTGAATATGGCCGGATGCGCGAAGCCGATGCCAGCCTCGATCCGCTGCGTTTCGAGCTGACCCGCAAGCCGCGCAAGGCCAGGGCCGGTGCCAACGTCAGCCAGATGCACTACGCGCGCCGCGGCATCGTCACCCCGGAAATGGAATACGTCGCCATCCGCGAAAATCTTAAGCGTGACGAATACATGGCCAGCCTGAAGGCGCTCGGCGCCAAGGGCGAGAAGATGGCGGCGATGATGCTGCGCCAGCATCCGGGCCAGAGCTTCGGCGCAGCAATACCGGCGACGATCACGCCCGAGTTCGTTCGCGACGAAGTCGCCCGCGGCCGCGCGATCATCCCGGCCAACATCAATCACCCCGAAGTCGAGCCGATGATCATCGGCCGCAACTTCTTGGTGAAGATCAACGGCAATATCGGCAACAGCGCGGTGACCAGCTCGATCAACGAGGAAGTCGACAAGATGACCTGGGGCATCCGCTGGGGCGCCGACACGATCATGGACCTGAGCACCGGCAAGAACATCCACGAGACGCGCGAGTGGATCCTGCGCAACAGCCCGGTGCCGATCGGCACGGTGCCGATCTATCAGGCGCTGGAGAAGGTTGACGGCCGCGCCGAGGACCTGACGTGGGAGCTGTTCCGCGACACGCTGATCGAGCAGGCCGAACAGGGCGTCGACTACTTCACCATCCACGCCGGCGTGCTGCTGCGCTACGTGCCGCTGACCGCGAACCGGATGACCGGCATCGTCTCGCGTGGCGGCTCGATCATGGCCAAGTGGTGTCTGGCGCACCACAAGGAGAACTTCCTCTACACGCATTTCGAGGAAATCTGCGAAATCATGAAGGCCTACGACGTGAGCTTCAGCCTCGGCGACGGCCTGCGCCCCGGCTCGGTCTGGGACGCCAACGACGAGGCGCAGCTCGGCGAGCTGAAGACGCTGGGCGAGCTGACCCAGATCGCCTGGAAGCACGACGTGCAGGTGATGATCGAAGGCCCGGGCCACGTGCCGATGCAGCTGATCAAGGAAAACATGGACCTGCAGCTGGAATGGTGCGACGAAGCGCCGTTCTACACCCTTGGCCCGCTGACGACCGACATCGCCCCCGGCTACGACCACATCACCAGCGCGATCGGCGCCGCGCAGATCGGCTGGTACGGTACCGCGATGCTCTGCTACGTGACGCCGAAGGAGCACCTCGGCCTGCCGAACAAGGATGATGTGAAGGAAGGCATCATCACCTACAAGCTCGCCGCGCACGCCGCCGACCTCGCCAAGGGCCACCCCGGTGCGCAGATCCGCGACAACGCGCTGTCGAAGGCTCGCTTCGAGTTCCGCTGGGAAGACCAGTTCAACCTCGGCCTCGACCCGGACCGCGCGCGCGAATTCCATGACGAAACGCTGCCGCAACAGGGCGCCAAGGTCGCGCACTTCTGCTCGATGTGCGGCCCGCACTTCTGCTCGATGAAGATCACCCAGGACGTGCGCGATTTTGCCGAAAAGCAGGGCATCGCCGAGGCGGAGGCACTGGCCAAGGGGATGGAAGTCAAGGCTATCGAGTTCGTGAAGACCGGTGCCGAGGTGTACCACAAGGCGTGA
- the rfbC gene encoding dTDP-4-dehydrorhamnose 3,5-epimerase, with amino-acid sequence MRLIDLPIEGPKWLLPTVHADARGYFYESFNERDFARALGAPARFVQDNHSLSLRGTLRGLHYQQTRPQGKLVRVIRGAAFDVVVDLRAGSASYGRHIGVTLSADDKRQLWIPPGFAHGFLALADEVELLYKVTEYRDAADERAIRWSDPQLAIAWPLSGEPLLSDKDRHAPSFLEAQPIGV; translated from the coding sequence ATGCGTTTGATCGACCTGCCGATCGAAGGGCCGAAGTGGCTGCTGCCGACGGTGCATGCCGACGCCCGAGGTTATTTCTACGAGAGCTTCAACGAGCGCGACTTCGCCCGCGCGCTCGGCGCGCCGGCCCGCTTCGTTCAGGACAACCATTCGCTGTCGCTGCGCGGCACGCTGCGCGGGCTGCACTACCAGCAGACTCGGCCGCAGGGAAAACTCGTCCGGGTGATCCGGGGCGCGGCGTTCGACGTCGTCGTCGACCTGCGCGCCGGGTCGGCGAGCTACGGTCGGCACATTGGGGTGACGCTGAGCGCCGACGACAAACGCCAGCTGTGGATTCCGCCCGGCTTTGCCCATGGCTTTCTGGCGCTCGCCGACGAGGTCGAGCTGCTGTACAAGGTCACCGAGTATCGCGATGCCGCTGACGAGCGGGCGATACGCTGGAGCGACCCGCAGCTTGCGATCGCCTGGCCCTTGTCTGGCGAGCCGCTGCTGTCGGACAAGGACAGGCATGCACCGTCGTTTTTGGAGGCGCAGCCGATCGGCGTCTGA
- the rfbB gene encoding dTDP-glucose 4,6-dehydratase: MILVTGGAGFIGANFVLDWLAHNDEGIVNVDKLGYAANRQSLATLDGDPRHVFVHGDIADRVLVSALLHEYRPRAVIHLAAESHVDRSIDDPSPFIDNNIVGTFALLESVRAYWQGLPVDQQAAFRWLQVSTDEVYGSLDAGAPAFTEAHRCEPNSPYAASKAAADHLVRAWHHTYGLPALTTRCSNNYGPCQFPEKFIPLLILNALSGKPLPVYGDGLQVRDWLYVGDHCRAIRMVLEAGEVGATYNVGGCDEKTNLAVVEAVCVLLDELLPRAGGGSYREQIEHVADRPGHDRRYAIDAGLLCDRLGWAPQVSFDSGLRKTVEWYLTNPVWVSQATSGAYANWVARQYGSGG; encoded by the coding sequence GTGATTTTGGTAACGGGCGGCGCCGGCTTCATCGGCGCAAATTTCGTGCTCGACTGGCTGGCACACAACGACGAAGGCATCGTCAATGTCGACAAGCTCGGCTACGCCGCCAACCGGCAGAGTCTGGCCACGCTTGATGGCGATCCGCGCCATGTCTTCGTGCATGGCGATATTGCCGATCGTGTTCTGGTTTCGGCGCTGTTGCACGAGTACCGGCCGCGGGCGGTCATCCATCTTGCTGCCGAATCGCACGTCGATCGCTCAATCGACGACCCGTCGCCGTTTATCGATAACAATATCGTCGGGACTTTCGCGCTGCTCGAAAGCGTGCGGGCTTACTGGCAGGGCTTGCCGGTGGACCAGCAAGCCGCGTTCCGCTGGCTGCAGGTTTCGACCGACGAGGTCTACGGCTCGCTCGACGCCGGCGCGCCGGCGTTTACCGAGGCGCACCGCTGTGAGCCCAATAGCCCCTACGCGGCGAGCAAGGCGGCGGCCGACCATCTGGTTCGCGCCTGGCACCACACTTATGGCCTGCCGGCGCTGACCACACGCTGCTCGAACAACTACGGCCCTTGCCAGTTTCCCGAGAAGTTCATCCCGTTGCTGATTCTGAACGCCCTGTCGGGCAAGCCCTTGCCGGTGTACGGCGACGGCCTGCAGGTGCGCGACTGGCTTTACGTCGGCGACCATTGCCGCGCGATCCGCATGGTGCTCGAAGCGGGTGAGGTCGGTGCGACGTACAATGTCGGTGGCTGCGACGAGAAGACCAATCTCGCCGTCGTCGAGGCAGTGTGCGTGCTGCTCGATGAGCTGCTGCCCCGCGCCGGCGGAGGCAGCTATCGAGAGCAGATCGAGCATGTCGCCGACCGTCCCGGGCACGACCGCCGCTACGCGATCGACGCCGGGCTGCTCTGCGATCGGCTGGGCTGGGCGCCGCAAGTGTCGTTCGATTCGGGGCTGCGCAAAACGGTCGAATGGTATCTGACCAATCCGGTGTGGGTTTCGCAGGCGACGTCGGGCGCTTACGCGAACTGGGTGGCACGACAATACGGGAGCGGCGGATGA
- a CDS encoding Wzz/FepE/Etk N-terminal domain-containing protein, with amino-acid sequence MTESIQATPSTPAQGISLLDILLIISKYKRLLILAPLIAGALALAVTLAMPNRYTSMLKIAPSKNAAVYAWLLNDESLINPVSQSLQLKTRYGSSGNDSTLKAIKRHVKIKSNAKEGSLEVEATDTDPAFAAKLANAFGQGLTRQLFEQRLLDSSKARYDLELRRDMAVDNKAKAGKLLTEPGVKEIIDRVPPAERYGIVSLAGIQAEATLQQQGISDLAQSQIVKMQDQLSSMQRLLMENMKRNSADLGKWITAVTALQDEAYWGAMKDRLDRRVDLAKAQESDELKISWAKIPDEKSSPKLMLILALAVAIAFVLALIYVVLIEAIDDSQKQKPELWGRLRGFWQR; translated from the coding sequence ATGACCGAAAGCATACAAGCCACTCCGTCGACGCCAGCGCAGGGCATCTCGCTGCTGGATATTCTGCTTATTATCTCCAAATACAAACGGCTCCTGATCCTGGCTCCGCTGATTGCTGGCGCACTCGCGTTGGCAGTCACGCTGGCCATGCCTAATAGATATACCTCGATGCTGAAAATAGCTCCGTCAAAAAACGCAGCGGTCTACGCGTGGCTACTGAACGACGAGTCGCTGATCAATCCGGTTTCCCAATCGCTCCAGCTCAAAACGCGTTACGGCAGTAGTGGTAACGACAGCACGTTGAAGGCGATCAAGCGGCACGTTAAAATTAAATCAAATGCCAAGGAAGGCTCGTTGGAGGTCGAAGCGACCGACACCGATCCGGCCTTTGCCGCCAAACTGGCCAATGCCTTTGGCCAAGGGCTTACCCGACAGCTGTTTGAACAGCGCCTGCTGGATTCTTCAAAAGCCCGGTACGATCTGGAATTACGCCGTGATATGGCGGTTGACAACAAGGCCAAGGCCGGGAAACTGCTGACTGAGCCGGGAGTCAAGGAAATCATCGACCGAGTACCGCCCGCCGAGCGATACGGCATCGTCAGTCTTGCCGGAATCCAGGCCGAGGCGACTCTGCAGCAACAGGGCATTTCCGATTTGGCGCAAAGCCAGATCGTCAAAATGCAGGACCAACTTTCCAGCATGCAGCGCTTGCTCATGGAAAACATGAAACGCAACAGCGCTGATCTTGGTAAATGGATCACCGCCGTAACTGCCTTGCAAGACGAGGCCTATTGGGGGGCGATGAAGGACAGGCTCGACCGCCGTGTCGATTTGGCTAAAGCACAAGAAAGCGATGAATTGAAAATTAGTTGGGCAAAAATACCGGATGAAAAATCCAGTCCGAAGTTAATGCTCATCTTGGCTCTGGCTGTAGCTATTGCCTTTGTTCTTGCTCTTATTTATGTAGTGCTAATCGAGGCAATTGATGATAGTCAAAAGCAAAAGCCTGAGTTGTGGGGAAGGTTGAGAGGGTTTTGGCAAAGATAG
- a CDS encoding protein-L-isoaspartate O-methyltransferase produces the protein MDWERARYFLVEQQIRPWHVLDPKVLDRVMAVKREDFVPQDKRALAFVDTELPLPCGGQMLAPKIEARFAQEALLKPTDKVLVIGAASGAYLIGLVAGLCAQVYGIDDSADKVAFAQQGVQWAGVKNARIEQVSDLLNYTGQAPYDAIIVCGSFDVLPAALKNMLSGNGRIIAVTGEEPIMQAVRAVVGGSNPLFEYTLPRLLPVRPAFAL, from the coding sequence ATGGATTGGGAACGCGCCCGCTACTTCCTCGTAGAACAACAGATCCGCCCGTGGCACGTGCTCGATCCGAAGGTGCTCGACCGTGTGATGGCGGTAAAGCGCGAAGACTTCGTCCCGCAGGACAAGCGCGCACTGGCCTTCGTCGACACCGAACTGCCGCTGCCCTGTGGCGGCCAGATGCTCGCCCCGAAGATCGAGGCACGCTTCGCCCAAGAGGCGCTGCTGAAGCCGACCGACAAGGTGCTGGTGATCGGCGCCGCGAGCGGGGCTTATCTGATCGGGCTGGTCGCGGGGCTGTGCGCGCAGGTGTACGGGATTGACGATTCGGCCGACAAGGTTGCCTTCGCTCAACAAGGCGTGCAGTGGGCAGGCGTCAAGAATGCGCGGATCGAGCAGGTGAGTGATCTGCTTAACTACACGGGGCAAGCGCCTTACGATGCGATCATCGTCTGCGGTTCATTCGACGTCTTGCCTGCCGCGCTGAAAAACATGCTGAGCGGCAATGGCCGGATCATCGCCGTGACTGGCGAAGAGCCGATCATGCAGGCCGTGCGCGCGGTCGTCGGTGGCTCCAACCCACTGTTTGAATACACGCTGCCACGGCTCCTGCCGGTGCGCCCGGCATTCGCTCTCTGA
- the rfbA gene encoding glucose-1-phosphate thymidylyltransferase RfbA, whose protein sequence is MKRKGILLAGGAGTRLYPATLAVSKQLLPIYDKPMVYYPLATLMLAGIRDILIISTPQDTPRFAQLLGDGRRWGISLQYAVQARPEGLAQALLIADDFLAGAPCALALGDNLFYGHDLAPLLRDAAGRRQGATVLAYRVNDPQRYGVVEFDASGRALNIEEKPAQPKSSYAVSGLYFYDAQAVGFARSLQPSARGELEITDVNAAYLARGALDVRVLGRGFAWLDTGTPAAMLEASQFIQTIESRQGLKVCCPEEIAYRQRWIDAAALQSLADANGDNDYGRYLRAVLDEAVF, encoded by the coding sequence ATGAAACGCAAGGGCATCCTCCTCGCCGGGGGCGCCGGCACGCGGCTGTACCCGGCGACGCTGGCGGTGAGCAAGCAACTGTTGCCGATCTACGACAAACCGATGGTCTATTACCCGCTGGCGACGCTGATGCTCGCCGGGATTCGCGACATCCTGATCATTTCGACGCCGCAGGACACGCCGCGGTTTGCCCAACTGCTTGGTGACGGCCGGCGCTGGGGGATTTCGCTGCAGTATGCGGTGCAAGCGAGGCCGGAAGGGCTGGCGCAGGCGCTGCTGATCGCCGACGACTTCCTCGCCGGCGCGCCGTGCGCGCTGGCGCTCGGCGACAACCTGTTCTACGGCCACGATCTGGCGCCGCTGCTGCGCGATGCCGCGGGGCGGCGGCAAGGCGCGACGGTGTTAGCGTACCGCGTCAACGACCCGCAGCGTTACGGCGTCGTCGAGTTCGACGCTAGCGGCAGGGCACTGAACATCGAGGAAAAGCCGGCGCAGCCAAAGTCGTCATACGCGGTCAGTGGTCTGTATTTCTACGACGCGCAAGCGGTCGGCTTCGCCAGATCGCTGCAACCGTCGGCGCGCGGCGAGCTCGAAATCACCGACGTCAACGCCGCCTACCTCGCACGCGGCGCGCTCGACGTCCGGGTGCTCGGGCGCGGCTTCGCCTGGCTCGACACCGGCACGCCGGCGGCGATGCTCGAAGCCAGCCAGTTCATCCAGACGATCGAATCCCGCCAGGGACTCAAGGTCTGCTGCCCCGAGGAGATCGCCTACCGGCAGCGCTGGATCGACGCCGCCGCGCTCCAGAGTCTGGCCGATGCGAACGGTGACAACGACTACGGCCGCTATCTGCGTGCGGTGCTCGACGAGGCGGTGTTCTGA
- the rfbD gene encoding dTDP-4-dehydrorhamnose reductase produces the protein MMRIVLFGAGGQLGHALRLVLAPLGELHALDRDGCDVADAAAVRRVLARLRPDVIVNAAAYTAVDRAEHDEAQAFAVNAAAPAAMAAWAAGTQALLLHYSSDYVFDGRQASPYAETDAARPLSVYGRSKLAGDLAITASGCRHLVLRSGWIYSAHGVNFVTTILRLGRERDVLRVVDDQIGTPTSARLIAAVSAELLRRHQVGPAPLGVYHVSAGGGTSWFGFAREILAQAERLVPGAGWARVEAIASSAYPQAAQRPADSRLDTARFRAAFGTDLPCWQADVGACVAQVLA, from the coding sequence ATGATGCGCATCGTTCTGTTCGGCGCTGGCGGCCAGCTTGGCCACGCCTTGCGCTTGGTGTTGGCCCCGCTGGGCGAGCTGCACGCGCTCGACCGTGACGGCTGCGACGTTGCCGACGCGGCAGCCGTTCGCCGCGTGCTGGCGCGATTGCGCCCCGACGTGATCGTCAACGCCGCGGCGTATACCGCGGTCGACCGGGCCGAGCACGACGAGGCGCAGGCGTTCGCCGTCAACGCCGCGGCGCCGGCGGCGATGGCCGCTTGGGCCGCGGGGACGCAGGCGCTGCTGCTGCACTATTCGAGCGATTATGTGTTCGACGGCCGGCAAGCGTCGCCTTACGCCGAGACCGACGCTGCGCGGCCGCTGTCGGTCTACGGCCGCAGTAAGCTGGCCGGTGATCTGGCGATTACCGCCAGCGGCTGCCGGCATTTAGTGCTGCGCTCGGGCTGGATCTACTCGGCGCACGGCGTCAACTTTGTCACGACGATCTTGCGGCTCGGCCGCGAGCGCGACGTGCTGCGCGTCGTCGACGACCAGATCGGCACGCCGACCTCGGCGCGGCTGATCGCCGCGGTGTCGGCCGAGCTGCTGCGCCGTCATCAAGTCGGGCCGGCGCCGCTCGGCGTTTACCACGTGTCCGCCGGCGGCGGCACCAGCTGGTTCGGCTTCGCGCGGGAAATCCTTGCGCAAGCCGAGCGCCTTGTGCCCGGAGCCGGCTGGGCGCGCGTCGAGGCGATCGCGTCGTCGGCGTATCCACAAGCCGCACAGCGGCCTGCTGATTCGCGGCTCGATACCGCGCGTTTTCGCGCAGCGTTCGGTACCGACCTGCCGTGCTGGCAAGCCGACGTCGGCGCTTGCGTCGCTCAGGTGCTCGCATGA
- a CDS encoding EpsG family protein, which yields MFFIAGLGFLAGSRAWDLDYANYRGFFLSTPSPSEVAAWGDLLSGHGDILFGFFMSVSKGLTDDFEVFVYFVAFSSVAINLLCFYRFSPLPLLSLYLYVSYYFFVKDMGLMRAGLASAILLYGLCSLNKIRYVFVAAGVHIGAMCGILAILFKENSLLRRYPLYVLLGCACFSFLITPDHFSSFWGRISNYVGTEFSSSIGLFSPVVLKNIFFWLLFLKMLDREDAQLVNIYGFVVCWSVLFSNFAILSSRVSNFILPLEFILLPRLVNRHRGFFSMAILYGFGMAIANIMVYRYFPDPMMFIFD from the coding sequence GTGTTTTTCATTGCAGGTCTTGGATTTCTTGCAGGTTCGCGTGCATGGGACTTAGATTATGCAAACTATAGAGGTTTTTTCCTAAGCACCCCTTCTCCTTCTGAAGTTGCTGCTTGGGGCGACCTTTTATCCGGGCACGGAGACATTTTATTTGGATTTTTTATGTCAGTTTCGAAGGGACTGACTGATGATTTTGAAGTTTTTGTGTACTTCGTTGCGTTTTCCTCAGTAGCAATTAATCTTCTGTGTTTTTATCGTTTTTCTCCGCTTCCATTGTTGTCGCTGTATCTATATGTATCCTATTACTTTTTTGTGAAAGATATGGGGTTAATGCGTGCGGGGTTGGCTAGTGCTATTTTGCTTTACGGTCTTTGCTCTTTGAACAAGATAAGGTACGTCTTCGTGGCTGCAGGTGTGCATATTGGCGCCATGTGTGGTATTTTGGCTATTCTTTTCAAAGAAAATAGCCTGTTAAGGCGTTATCCACTTTACGTCCTGCTCGGGTGCGCTTGCTTTTCATTCTTGATTACGCCGGATCATTTTTCCAGTTTTTGGGGTAGGATATCAAATTATGTTGGGACTGAGTTCTCTTCCTCGATAGGGTTGTTCAGTCCTGTAGTATTGAAGAATATTTTTTTCTGGCTTTTGTTTTTGAAAATGTTGGATCGCGAAGATGCGCAGTTGGTCAATATTTACGGCTTTGTAGTCTGTTGGTCGGTTCTTTTTAGTAATTTTGCTATTTTGTCTAGCCGTGTTTCTAACTTCATTCTACCGTTGGAGTTTATTCTTCTGCCGCGACTTGTGAATCGACACCGTGGTTTTTTTTCGATGGCGATTCTGTATGGATTTGGTATGGCGATCGCTAATATCATGGTGTATCGCTATTTTCCTGATCCGATGATGTTTATTTTTGACTGA
- a CDS encoding glycosyltransferase family 32 protein: protein MLFKLSGLRMIPKIIHFCWFGRGKKSELIERCMRSWKRYLPDYEFMEWNEDSFDISQNRYVAQAYEQKKWAFVTDYVRLWAIEKFGGIYLDTDVEVFQSLDEFLVHSGFTGFELYNGKLAPITAVIAAENGHPIILDLLSDYESKLFIGDDGELDLATNVELIKKKFFHDYGVINNNKHQVIDGGFHIYPDFYFCNKSNKRSYTMHHFGGSWLSPRKRLKTKLARALFKLIGG, encoded by the coding sequence ATGTTATTCAAATTGTCTGGGTTGCGTATGATTCCTAAAATAATTCATTTTTGCTGGTTTGGCCGTGGAAAAAAGAGCGAGCTAATTGAACGTTGCATGCGTTCGTGGAAAAGATATCTTCCTGACTATGAATTTATGGAGTGGAATGAGGATAGCTTTGATATTAGCCAGAACCGATATGTGGCTCAGGCATATGAGCAAAAGAAATGGGCATTTGTTACTGACTATGTGAGGCTTTGGGCTATCGAAAAATTTGGTGGAATCTATCTTGATACTGATGTAGAGGTGTTTCAGTCCTTGGATGAGTTTTTGGTGCACTCGGGGTTTACTGGTTTTGAACTCTACAATGGGAAGTTAGCTCCTATTACTGCAGTAATAGCTGCAGAAAATGGACATCCGATTATTTTGGACCTTCTTTCCGATTACGAAAGCAAGTTATTCATCGGTGACGATGGTGAGCTTGATTTAGCTACAAATGTAGAGTTAATAAAAAAGAAATTCTTCCATGACTATGGAGTCATCAATAACAATAAGCATCAGGTGATTGATGGTGGGTTCCATATTTATCCAGACTTCTATTTTTGTAATAAATCCAACAAGCGGTCTTATACAATGCATCATTTTGGAGGTAGTTGGCTTTCGCCTCGCAAACGGTTAAAAACAAAACTGGCTAGAGCGCTTTTCAAATTGATTGGCGGATAA
- a CDS encoding glycosyltransferase, with translation MKFSVLMSVYKAEEADFLDMALASVAANTLRPSEIVLVEDGPIPGALIDVIEKYRNALNIKSVVLSRNEGLGSALQKGVISCEHELIARFDSDDVCCTERFQRQIEQFERDPCLDICGSFIDEYDELLENKMATRFLPEHHAEIEKFAKCRNPFNHMTVMFRRAMILKAGNYRKFHLYEDYDLWARALQMGAKTYNIQQSLVKARAGRAMTDRRGGIRYAISEYKAQRGFLRSGFISQSRFLRNIMLRIPVRLIPASFRYGIYIKIRKNG, from the coding sequence ATGAAATTTTCAGTTTTAATGTCAGTGTACAAGGCTGAAGAGGCAGATTTTCTTGATATGGCTCTAGCTAGCGTGGCCGCAAATACGTTGCGCCCTAGTGAAATCGTGTTGGTGGAAGACGGGCCGATCCCTGGTGCACTAATTGATGTAATTGAAAAATATCGAAATGCCTTGAACATTAAGAGCGTGGTGTTATCTAGAAATGAGGGGTTGGGAAGTGCGCTGCAGAAAGGAGTAATTAGCTGTGAACATGAGTTGATCGCCCGCTTTGATTCGGATGACGTCTGTTGTACAGAAAGGTTTCAGCGGCAAATTGAACAGTTTGAGCGAGACCCCTGCTTGGATATTTGCGGGTCGTTTATTGATGAATACGATGAACTGCTCGAAAATAAGATGGCTACTCGATTTTTACCGGAGCACCATGCTGAAATAGAAAAATTTGCTAAATGTAGAAACCCTTTTAACCATATGACTGTCATGTTTCGACGGGCGATGATTCTCAAGGCGGGGAATTACCGTAAATTTCATCTGTATGAAGACTATGATCTTTGGGCTAGGGCTTTGCAGATGGGAGCTAAAACATACAATATTCAACAGAGCTTGGTAAAGGCCCGTGCCGGCCGCGCCATGACTGATAGGCGCGGTGGTATAAGATATGCGATTTCTGAGTATAAAGCACAACGTGGGTTTCTTCGTTCTGGATTTATTAGTCAATCGAGGTTTTTAAGAAACATTATGTTACGGATACCTGTCCGTTTGATTCCCGCCAGTTTTCGCTATGGTATTTACATAAAGATTAGAAAAAATGGATAG